Proteins co-encoded in one Inmirania thermothiophila genomic window:
- a CDS encoding ExeA family protein produces the protein MYEAHFGLREPPFRLTPDTGYYYNTAGHQEALNVLLVALAGGEGFVKISGEVGTGKTLLCRLLLARLEAPFESAYLPNPALSPAGLYHAIAAELGLSLARNLGQHRVLAALTEALVARAAAGRRVVLVVDEAQAMPPPTLEALRLLTNLETEREKLLQVVLFGQPELDRVLAEPGLRQLRQRITFSYRIPTLDRAGVEGYLRHRLTVAGWDGPGTPFDRAALRMLARASGGIPRLVNILAHKSMMLAYGRGRRRVGVREVRAAVRDTEGAVRRRRPALPWAVAGGAVAAAAAGLGAAYAWGVLG, from the coding sequence GTGTACGAGGCGCACTTCGGACTGCGCGAGCCGCCCTTCCGGCTGACGCCGGACACCGGCTACTACTACAACACCGCCGGCCACCAGGAGGCCCTCAACGTGCTGCTGGTGGCGCTCGCAGGGGGCGAGGGCTTCGTCAAGATCAGCGGCGAGGTGGGCACCGGCAAGACGCTGCTCTGCCGGCTGCTGCTGGCGCGGCTGGAGGCGCCCTTCGAGAGCGCCTACCTGCCCAACCCCGCGCTGAGCCCGGCCGGCCTCTACCATGCCATCGCCGCCGAGCTGGGGCTGAGCCTCGCCCGCAACCTCGGCCAGCATCGGGTGCTGGCGGCGCTGACCGAGGCCCTCGTGGCGCGCGCCGCCGCCGGGCGGCGGGTGGTCCTCGTGGTGGACGAGGCGCAGGCCATGCCGCCGCCGACCCTGGAGGCGCTCAGGCTGCTGACCAACCTCGAGACGGAGCGGGAGAAGCTGCTGCAGGTGGTGCTCTTCGGCCAGCCGGAGCTCGACCGCGTGCTCGCCGAGCCGGGGCTGCGCCAGCTCCGCCAGCGCATCACCTTTTCCTACCGGATCCCCACCCTGGACCGCGCGGGGGTCGAGGGCTACCTGCGCCACCGGCTCACGGTGGCCGGGTGGGACGGACCCGGCACCCCCTTCGACCGCGCCGCGCTGCGGATGCTGGCCCGCGCAAGCGGCGGCATCCCGCGCCTCGTCAACATCCTCGCCCACAAGTCCATGATGCTCGCCTACGGGCGGGGGCGGCGGCGGGTGGGCGTGCGCGAGGTGCGGGCCGCCGTGCGCGACACCGAGGGCGCGGTGCGTCGCCGGCGCCCGGCCCTGCCGTGGGCGGTGGCCGGGGGGGCCGTCGCCGCCGCCGCCGCCGGCCTCGGCGCGGCCTACGCCTGGGGGGTGCTGGGGTGA
- the mshL gene encoding pilus (MSHA type) biogenesis protein MshL codes for MVRGLGGAMLALALLAGCAAPHPRPQAPPAAGADGVREALAVPEADAGGQVPEAVAQALLPPVRVQLPEAESSPEPRFDIEVHDAPAKAFFMGLVRGTPWNMVVHPAVEGSISLELKNVTVPEVLRVVRDVYGYDFRRTATGFEVYPARLSTRIFHVGYPDVVRRGESRTRVSSGQVSQGARSEDGGAGSTPEEVTGSSVRTETQSDFWRELEAAVRALVGGGDGRSVVASPQTGLLVVRAMPGELRDVEAYLEKARLALSRQVILEAKIVEVELADGFQSGINWAALLGGGDHFLVGQTGGGRALAEGRSVIAGQEGNLDPLDFSAVAGNLAEAFGGVLTFAARFDDFTAFLELLETQGRVRVLSSPRVATVNNQKAVIKVGSDEFFVTDVSTTTVTGTTTTTTPDVTLTPFFSGIALDVTPEIDEEGGIVLHIHPTVSEVSDQIKTITIGGETQTLPLAVSRVREADSVVRARSGQVVVIGGLMRESSTDDRAATPVLGRLPGVGALFRHRRSEARKSELVILLRPVVVDPEGRVWREAIGESARRVEGMDGR; via the coding sequence ATGGTGCGGGGCCTTGGGGGGGCGATGCTGGCGCTGGCGCTGCTCGCCGGGTGCGCGGCGCCGCATCCGCGGCCGCAGGCGCCGCCGGCCGCCGGCGCGGACGGTGTGCGCGAGGCGCTGGCGGTGCCGGAGGCGGACGCCGGCGGGCAGGTCCCGGAGGCGGTGGCGCAGGCGCTGCTTCCGCCGGTGCGGGTGCAGCTCCCGGAGGCGGAGTCTTCGCCCGAGCCGCGCTTCGACATCGAGGTGCACGACGCCCCGGCCAAGGCCTTCTTCATGGGCCTGGTGCGCGGCACGCCATGGAACATGGTGGTGCACCCGGCGGTGGAGGGCTCCATCAGCCTCGAGCTCAAGAACGTCACCGTGCCCGAGGTGCTGCGCGTCGTGCGCGACGTCTACGGCTACGACTTCCGCCGCACCGCCACCGGCTTCGAGGTCTATCCGGCTCGGCTGAGCACGCGCATCTTCCACGTCGGCTACCCCGACGTGGTGCGTCGGGGCGAGTCGCGCACGCGGGTCAGCTCGGGCCAGGTCTCGCAGGGGGCGCGCAGCGAGGACGGCGGGGCCGGCTCGACCCCGGAGGAAGTCACCGGCAGCAGCGTCCGCACCGAGACCCAGTCGGACTTCTGGCGCGAGCTCGAGGCCGCGGTGCGCGCCCTCGTCGGCGGCGGCGATGGGCGCAGCGTGGTCGCGAGCCCGCAGACCGGGCTGCTGGTGGTGCGGGCGATGCCGGGCGAGCTGCGCGACGTGGAGGCCTACCTGGAGAAGGCGCGGCTGGCCCTGTCGCGGCAGGTGATCCTCGAGGCCAAGATCGTGGAGGTGGAGCTCGCCGACGGCTTCCAGAGCGGGATCAACTGGGCCGCGCTCCTCGGCGGCGGCGACCACTTCCTGGTGGGGCAGACCGGGGGCGGGCGCGCCCTCGCCGAGGGCCGCTCCGTGATCGCCGGCCAGGAGGGCAACCTCGATCCCCTCGACTTCAGCGCCGTCGCCGGGAACCTCGCCGAGGCCTTCGGCGGCGTGCTCACCTTCGCCGCCCGCTTCGACGACTTCACCGCCTTCCTGGAGCTGCTGGAGACCCAGGGCCGGGTGCGGGTGCTCTCGAGCCCGCGGGTGGCCACGGTCAACAACCAGAAGGCGGTGATCAAGGTGGGCTCGGACGAGTTCTTCGTCACCGACGTCTCCACCACCACCGTCACCGGCACCACCACCACCACCACCCCGGACGTCACCCTGACCCCGTTCTTCTCGGGCATCGCGCTGGATGTCACCCCCGAGATCGACGAGGAGGGCGGCATCGTGCTGCACATCCACCCGACGGTGAGCGAGGTCAGCGACCAGATCAAGACCATCACCATCGGCGGCGAGACCCAGACCCTGCCGCTGGCGGTGAGCCGGGTGCGCGAGGCCGACAGCGTGGTGCGGGCGCGCAGCGGGCAGGTGGTGGTGATCGGCGGGCTGATGCGGGAGTCCTCCACCGACGACCGCGCCGCCACGCCGGTGCTCGGCCGCCTGCCGGGGGTCGGCGCGCTCTTCCGCCACCGCCGCAGCGAGGCGCGCAAGAGCGAGCTGGTGATCCTGCTGCGCCCGGTGGTGGTGGACCCCGAGGGCCGCGTCTGGCGCGAGGCGATCGGCGAGTCGGCGCGGCGGGTCGAGGGCATGGACGGGCGCTGA
- a CDS encoding dihydroorotate dehydrogenase has protein sequence MSDPAVQRRPDIGVELCGLRLQTPIVLLSGCVGFGEEYTRVAGFSHREVGAVCLKGTTLEPRLGNPPHRVCETPMGMLNAIGLQNPGVDHVVREILPRLDFSETRYIANVSGSTVEEYAEVTRRFDDSPVDAIEINISCPNVKAGGVAFGNDPEMSARVVEACRRATSKPLITKLSPNQTDIAENARRCIEAGTDAFSAINTLMGMAIDIERRRPVLGNVQGGLSGPAIKPVALLKVHQVYRVCRPHGIPIIGQGGIASAEDAIEFILAGASAVGVGTALFYDPLICAKINRGIEDYLRRHGLARLSELVGGLELPEEVEPKNP, from the coding sequence ATGAGCGACCCGGCGGTGCAGAGGCGGCCCGACATCGGCGTGGAGCTCTGCGGCCTGCGCCTGCAGACCCCCATCGTCCTGCTCTCGGGCTGTGTCGGATTCGGCGAGGAGTATACGCGGGTGGCCGGCTTCTCCCACCGCGAGGTGGGTGCGGTCTGCCTCAAGGGCACGACCCTCGAGCCGCGCCTCGGCAACCCCCCGCACCGGGTCTGCGAGACGCCCATGGGGATGCTCAACGCCATCGGGCTCCAGAACCCCGGCGTCGATCACGTGGTGCGCGAGATCCTGCCGCGCCTCGACTTCTCCGAGACCCGCTACATCGCCAACGTCTCGGGCTCCACCGTGGAGGAGTACGCCGAGGTGACGCGGCGCTTCGACGACTCCCCGGTGGACGCCATCGAGATCAACATCTCCTGCCCCAACGTCAAGGCCGGGGGCGTCGCCTTCGGCAACGACCCGGAGATGTCGGCGCGGGTGGTGGAGGCCTGCCGCCGGGCCACCTCGAAGCCGCTCATCACCAAGCTCTCTCCGAACCAGACCGACATCGCCGAGAACGCGCGCCGCTGCATCGAGGCCGGCACCGACGCCTTCTCTGCCATCAACACGCTGATGGGGATGGCCATCGACATCGAGCGGCGCCGGCCGGTGCTCGGCAACGTCCAGGGCGGGCTCTCGGGGCCGGCGATCAAGCCGGTGGCCCTGCTCAAGGTGCACCAGGTCTACCGCGTCTGCCGCCCCCACGGCATCCCCATCATCGGCCAGGGGGGGATCGCGAGCGCCGAGGACGCGATCGAGTTCATCCTCGCGGGGGCGAGCGCGGTGGGGGTCGGCACGGCCCTCTTCTACGACCCCCTGATCTGCGCGAAGATCAACCGCGGCATCGAGGACTATCTGCGCCGTCACGGCCTGGCACGGCTCTCGGAGCTCGTCGGCGGACTCGAGCTTCCCGAGGAGGTCGAGCCGAAAAATCCTTGA
- a CDS encoding tRNA (cytidine(34)-2'-O)-methyltransferase, with the protein MFRVVLYRPEIPPNTGNVIRLCANTGCSLHLIGPLGFSLEDRHLRRAGLDYRELAVLRTHADLDAFLAAERPPRLWAFTTRGTAAHTEARFGPGDALLFGPETAGLPAEVLARIPAARRLRLPMRPGNRSLNLSNAVAVAVYEAWRQHGFAGAAPPG; encoded by the coding sequence ATGTTCCGCGTCGTCCTCTACCGCCCCGAGATCCCGCCCAACACGGGCAACGTCATCCGCCTCTGCGCCAACACCGGCTGCTCCCTGCACCTGATCGGCCCGCTCGGCTTCAGCCTTGAGGACCGCCACCTCCGCCGCGCCGGCCTCGACTACCGCGAGCTCGCCGTGCTGCGCACCCACGCCGATCTCGACGCCTTCCTCGCCGCCGAGCGCCCGCCGCGCCTCTGGGCCTTCACCACCCGCGGCACCGCAGCCCACACCGAGGCCCGCTTCGGCCCCGGCGACGCCCTCCTCTTCGGCCCCGAGACCGCGGGCCTGCCGGCCGAGGTCCTCGCCCGCATCCCCGCGGCCCGGCGGCTGCGCCTGCCCATGCGGCCGGGCAACCGCAGCCTCAACCTCTCCAACGCCGTCGCCGTCGCCGTCTACGAGGCCTGGCGCCAGCATGGCTTCGCCGGCGCCGCCCCGCCCGGCTAG
- a CDS encoding NAD(P)H-dependent glycerol-3-phosphate dehydrogenase, whose protein sequence is MPRAGASSRPPGATEPPLAVLGAGSWGTALAVHLARGGHRVRLWGRDPVHLGRLARERANARYLPGVALPEGLEPVAALEAALAGGAEVLVAVPSAGFAPLLEALRPLWEAGRALAWATKGFEHGGERLLHEVVAERLGAAVPVAVVSGPSFAAEVAAGLPTAVTVAGHPEAARAWARRLHHGAFRAYLSDDLVGVEVGGAVKNVMAIAAGVSDGLGFGANARAALVTRGLAEVTRLGLALGGRRETFMGLAGLGDLVLTCTDDQSRNRRLGLALARGAALAEALAGIGQAVEGVATAAAVRRLGARLGVEMPICEQVDRLLKGRCSAQEAVQALLARSQKEEFAGF, encoded by the coding sequence ATGCCCAGAGCCGGCGCCAGCAGCAGGCCGCCGGGCGCCACTGAGCCCCCCCTCGCCGTCCTCGGGGCGGGCTCCTGGGGGACGGCGCTCGCCGTGCACCTGGCGCGCGGCGGCCATCGGGTCCGCCTGTGGGGGCGCGATCCGGTGCACCTCGGGCGGCTTGCGCGCGAGCGAGCCAATGCCCGGTACCTGCCGGGGGTCGCGCTTCCGGAGGGGCTCGAGCCGGTGGCGGCGCTGGAGGCCGCCCTCGCGGGGGGGGCCGAGGTGCTGGTGGCGGTGCCGAGCGCGGGCTTCGCCCCGCTGCTGGAGGCGCTGCGCCCGCTGTGGGAGGCGGGCCGGGCGCTCGCCTGGGCCACCAAGGGCTTCGAGCACGGCGGCGAGCGGCTCCTGCACGAGGTCGTCGCCGAGCGCCTCGGCGCCGCGGTGCCCGTGGCCGTGGTCTCCGGCCCCAGCTTCGCCGCCGAGGTCGCGGCCGGGCTGCCCACCGCGGTCACCGTCGCCGGCCATCCCGAGGCCGCCCGGGCCTGGGCGCGCCGTCTCCATCACGGCGCCTTCCGCGCCTATCTCAGTGACGACCTGGTGGGGGTCGAGGTGGGGGGCGCGGTCAAGAACGTCATGGCCATCGCCGCCGGCGTCTCCGACGGGCTCGGCTTCGGCGCCAACGCGCGCGCGGCCCTCGTCACCCGCGGCCTCGCCGAGGTGACGCGCCTCGGGCTCGCCCTCGGTGGACGGCGCGAGACCTTCATGGGGCTCGCCGGGCTCGGCGACCTCGTCCTCACCTGCACCGACGACCAGTCGCGCAACCGCCGCCTGGGGCTGGCGTTGGCGCGCGGGGCGGCCCTCGCCGAGGCCCTCGCCGGCATCGGCCAGGCGGTGGAGGGGGTGGCGACGGCGGCGGCGGTGCGGCGCCTCGGCGCCCGCCTCGGCGTGGAGATGCCCATCTGCGAGCAGGTGGACCGTCTGCTGAAGGGGCGCTGCAGCGCGCAGGAGGCGGTGCAGGCGCTGCTCGCGCGGAGCCAGAAGGAGGAGTTCGCCGGCTTCTAG
- the secB gene encoding protein-export chaperone SecB produces MSGRPEDAAAGGGERQVLIERLYVKDVSFEAPNSPAVFAEKWEPQAEVQLGSNARPLEGDAYEVVLTVTVTARLGERTAFLVEVQQAGVFRVRGFEEKELGPVLGAFCPGTLYPYAREAVGSLVAKGGFPPVILAPVDFNAVYAQSRRQQQAAGRH; encoded by the coding sequence ATGAGCGGGCGGCCCGAGGATGCGGCCGCGGGGGGCGGCGAGCGCCAGGTCCTGATCGAGCGGCTCTACGTCAAGGACGTCTCCTTCGAGGCGCCCAACAGCCCGGCGGTCTTCGCCGAGAAGTGGGAGCCGCAGGCCGAGGTCCAGCTCGGTTCCAACGCCCGTCCGCTCGAGGGGGATGCCTATGAGGTGGTGCTCACGGTGACGGTGACGGCGCGCCTCGGCGAGCGCACCGCCTTTCTCGTGGAGGTGCAGCAGGCGGGCGTGTTCCGCGTGCGCGGCTTCGAGGAGAAGGAGCTCGGGCCGGTGCTCGGGGCCTTCTGCCCCGGGACCCTCTATCCCTACGCCCGCGAAGCGGTGGGCAGCCTGGTGGCCAAGGGGGGGTTCCCGCCGGTGATCCTGGCCCCGGTGGACTTCAACGCCGTCTATGCCCAGAGCCGGCGCCAGCAGCAGGCCGCCGGGCGCCACTGA
- the grxC gene encoding glutaredoxin 3, with product MAEVIMYATGSCPYCMRARRLLERKGVHWREIRVDEEPHRWAEMERLSGRGTVPQVFIDGRPVGGFDDLAELDLEGELDRLLGLDGGRASA from the coding sequence ATGGCCGAGGTGATCATGTACGCCACCGGGTCGTGCCCCTACTGCATGCGGGCACGCAGGCTCCTCGAGCGCAAGGGGGTGCACTGGCGGGAGATCCGGGTCGACGAGGAACCGCACCGCTGGGCGGAGATGGAGCGGCTGAGCGGGCGCGGCACGGTGCCGCAGGTCTTCATCGACGGCCGGCCGGTGGGCGGCTTCGACGATCTCGCGGAGCTGGATCTCGAGGGGGAGCTGGACCGCCTCCTGGGTCTCGACGGCGGGCGGGCATCGGCATGA
- a CDS encoding rhodanese-like domain-containing protein: MERLIEFATRHWLLVAAFVVTGGALVWSFVAPALRRYREVGPLEATTLINREDAVVLDVREPHEFREGHIAGAVSVPLARLRERLDELARYRGRPLVVVCRSGSRAPSACALLARSGFGPVYHLAGGMLAWERANLPVRRK, encoded by the coding sequence ATGGAGCGGCTGATCGAGTTCGCCACGCGCCACTGGCTGCTGGTCGCGGCCTTCGTCGTCACCGGCGGCGCCCTCGTCTGGTCCTTCGTCGCCCCGGCCCTGCGGCGCTACCGCGAGGTGGGGCCGCTGGAGGCGACCACCCTGATCAACCGCGAGGACGCGGTGGTGCTGGATGTGCGCGAGCCGCACGAGTTCCGCGAGGGGCACATCGCGGGGGCCGTCTCGGTGCCGCTGGCGCGCCTGCGCGAGCGGCTCGACGAGCTGGCGCGCTACCGGGGTCGCCCGCTGGTGGTGGTCTGCCGCAGCGGCTCGCGCGCCCCTTCGGCCTGTGCCCTGCTCGCGCGCAGCGGCTTCGGGCCGGTGTACCATCTCGCCGGCGGCATGCTGGCCTGGGAGCGGGCCAACCTGCCGGTGCGGCGCAAGTGA
- a CDS encoding ArsR/SmtB family transcription factor, with protein MNTAHGLLMAREEDIERTSRSLKAMSHPLRLKILCTLGDGEVSVQEIADHVGTSQSNISQHLAILRDKGLLASRKDGNRVYYRVRDARTLRLIEMMREIFCSGHRP; from the coding sequence ATGAACACGGCCCACGGACTGCTCATGGCGCGCGAGGAGGACATCGAGCGGACCTCGCGCTCGCTCAAGGCCATGTCGCATCCGCTGCGCCTGAAGATCCTCTGCACCCTCGGCGACGGCGAGGTGAGCGTGCAGGAGATCGCCGATCACGTGGGCACCTCCCAGAGCAACATCTCTCAGCATCTGGCGATCCTGCGCGACAAGGGGCTGCTGGCCTCGCGCAAGGACGGCAACCGAGTCTACTACCGGGTCCGCGACGCGCGCACGCTGCGCCTGATCGAGATGATGCGCGAGATCTTCTGCTCGGGCCACCGGCCCTGA
- a CDS encoding murein hydrolase activator EnvC family protein, whose protein sequence is MSRLPALPLLLLAALAAAAPPEDDLARLRERIRTVEQALAGDRGRLEALGRELEGLERELGEVGRELHHLEAEAARSRDRIAALRRTRDEAADTVGRHRALLRRQLRAAFAAGRAERVKLLLEQDDPGRVARMLAYHRRLARARARELERLQAEIARLAEAERRLAEEVRRLEGLQAAAAARRDALAASRAARAALAAEIERSVRARGQELAQLRADAERLEALVRSLREAPPLAEGERVPFARLRGRLRWPLSGRVLARYGSPRRGGGPQWRGLLIGARTGAPVRAVSHGRVVFADWLRGYGLLLIIDHGDGYMSLYAHNDALYKETGEWVEGGEVVAAVGASGGRREPALYFELRRDGEPLDPAGWLGRQVAGVK, encoded by the coding sequence ATGTCGCGCCTGCCCGCCCTGCCGCTGCTGCTCCTGGCCGCCCTCGCCGCGGCCGCCCCCCCCGAGGACGACCTCGCCCGCCTGCGCGAGCGCATCCGCACCGTGGAGCAGGCGCTCGCCGGCGACCGCGGGCGCCTCGAGGCGCTGGGGCGCGAGCTCGAGGGGCTCGAGCGCGAGCTGGGCGAGGTGGGCCGCGAGCTGCACCACCTCGAGGCGGAGGCGGCGCGAAGCCGCGACCGCATCGCCGCCCTGCGCCGGACCCGCGACGAGGCCGCCGACACCGTCGGCCGCCACCGCGCCCTGCTGCGACGGCAGCTGCGCGCCGCCTTCGCCGCCGGCCGCGCCGAGCGCGTCAAGCTCCTCCTCGAGCAGGACGATCCGGGACGCGTGGCGCGCATGCTGGCCTACCACCGCCGCCTCGCGCGGGCGCGCGCCCGCGAGCTCGAGCGGCTGCAGGCCGAGATCGCGCGTCTCGCCGAGGCCGAGCGCCGCCTCGCCGAGGAGGTCCGGCGCCTGGAGGGGCTGCAGGCGGCGGCGGCGGCGCGGCGCGACGCCCTCGCGGCCTCGCGTGCGGCGCGCGCGGCGCTTGCGGCCGAGATCGAGCGCTCGGTGCGCGCGCGGGGGCAGGAGCTGGCGCAGCTTCGCGCCGATGCCGAACGGCTGGAGGCGCTGGTGCGCTCCCTGCGCGAGGCCCCGCCCCTCGCCGAGGGCGAGCGCGTGCCCTTCGCGAGGCTGCGGGGCCGCCTCCGCTGGCCGCTGAGCGGCCGCGTCCTCGCCCGCTACGGCAGCCCCCGGCGCGGCGGCGGGCCGCAGTGGCGAGGCCTGCTCATCGGCGCCCGCACCGGCGCCCCGGTGCGCGCCGTCTCCCACGGACGCGTGGTCTTCGCCGACTGGCTGCGCGGGTACGGCCTCCTGCTCATCATCGACCACGGCGACGGCTACATGAGCCTCTACGCCCACAACGACGCCCTCTACAAGGAGACCGGCGAGTGGGTCGAGGGGGGCGAGGTGGTGGCCGCGGTGGGGGCAAGCGGCGGCCGGCGCGAACCCGCCCTCTACTTCGAGCTGCGCCGCGACGGCGAGCCGCTGGACCCGGCGGGGTGGCTGGGACGGCAGGTGGCCGGCGTGAAGTAG
- a CDS encoding S41 family peptidase encodes MRQLSLILLGTVLGIALLEGGSALAERGGEGAAAVPLEELRLFSEVYARLKSDYVEPVDDRTLLENAIRGMLAGLDPHSAYLDEDAFRELRIGTSGEFGGLGIEVTMEGGFVKVIAPIDDTPAERAGIRAGDLIIRLDDTPVKGMTLAEAVKRMRGKPGTQITLTVVREGEEKPLKFTITRDVIRVRSVRSRLLEDGFGYVRISHFQAQTARALREAVSALRKQAGGNLKGLILDLRNNPGGVLNAAVEVSDAFLRDGLIVYTDGRVEDAKLRFNATPDDILNGAPMVVLVNGGSASASEIVAGALKDHRRAIVMGQKTFGKGSVQTIVPLANETAIKFTTARYFTPSGRSIQAEGIVPDIRLDNVKVTRAEDNAIEPVKEADLSRHLANPNGDAKAPQEEAPAGGASVSATEDYALYEALNLLRGLAILQARGH; translated from the coding sequence ATGCGACAGCTGTCCCTGATCCTGCTCGGCACGGTGCTCGGCATCGCCCTCCTCGAGGGCGGCTCGGCCCTGGCCGAGCGCGGCGGCGAGGGCGCCGCCGCCGTCCCCCTGGAGGAGCTTCGCCTCTTCAGCGAGGTCTACGCCCGGCTCAAGTCCGACTACGTGGAGCCGGTGGACGACCGCACCCTGCTCGAGAACGCCATCCGCGGCATGCTCGCCGGCCTCGATCCGCACTCGGCCTACCTCGACGAGGACGCCTTCCGCGAGCTGCGCATCGGCACCTCGGGCGAGTTCGGCGGCCTCGGCATCGAGGTCACCATGGAGGGCGGCTTCGTCAAGGTCATCGCCCCCATCGACGACACCCCGGCCGAGCGCGCCGGCATCCGCGCCGGCGACCTCATCATCCGCCTCGACGACACGCCGGTGAAAGGAATGACCCTCGCCGAGGCGGTCAAGCGCATGCGCGGCAAGCCCGGCACCCAGATCACCCTCACGGTGGTGCGCGAGGGCGAGGAGAAGCCCCTCAAGTTCACCATCACCCGCGACGTCATCCGCGTCCGCAGCGTGCGCAGCCGCCTCCTCGAGGACGGCTTCGGCTACGTCCGCATCAGCCACTTCCAGGCCCAGACCGCGCGCGCCCTGCGCGAGGCGGTGAGCGCGCTGCGCAAGCAGGCCGGCGGCAACCTCAAGGGCCTCATCCTCGACCTGCGCAACAACCCGGGCGGCGTGCTCAACGCCGCGGTGGAGGTCAGCGACGCCTTCCTCCGCGACGGGCTCATCGTCTACACCGACGGCCGGGTGGAGGACGCCAAGCTGCGCTTCAACGCCACCCCGGACGACATCCTCAACGGCGCGCCCATGGTGGTGCTGGTCAACGGCGGCTCGGCCTCGGCGTCGGAGATCGTCGCCGGCGCCCTCAAGGACCACCGGCGGGCCATCGTCATGGGGCAGAAGACCTTCGGCAAGGGCTCGGTGCAGACCATCGTCCCCCTCGCCAACGAGACCGCCATCAAGTTCACCACGGCGCGCTACTTCACGCCCTCGGGGCGCTCGATCCAGGCCGAGGGCATCGTCCCCGACATCCGTCTCGACAACGTCAAGGTCACGCGCGCCGAGGACAACGCCATCGAGCCCGTCAAGGAGGCCGACCTCTCGCGCCACCTCGCCAACCCCAACGGCGACGCGAAGGCGCCGCAGGAGGAGGCGCCCGCCGGCGGGGCGTCCGTCTCCGCCACCGAGGACTACGCCCTCTACGAGGCCCTGAACCTGCTGCGGGGGCTGGCGATCCTGCAGGCGCGGGGGCACTGA
- a CDS encoding divergent polysaccharide deacetylase family protein — translation MRGPLLALLLGLAGAVAADPPRIAVVLDDIGNELAAARRALALPGPIAYAVLPATPAARWAAREAARRGREVLLHLPMQAVEPLPLGPGGVTLDMTEGEFRRTVLADLDLVPEAVGVNNHMGSLLTRHPGAMQWLMGLLARRGGLYFLDSRTSERSVAARLARENGLAVLERDVFLDPEPSRAVVSAQFDRLLELARRRGQAVAIGHPHPWTLDVLERRLGEIEAAGMRLVPPSALLARGPQQRRIPTWHASLSPSPPASRRSRPSPWSTSSAAPAWRW, via the coding sequence ATGCGCGGCCCGCTGCTCGCGCTGCTGCTCGGCCTCGCCGGCGCGGTGGCGGCCGATCCCCCGCGCATCGCCGTCGTCCTCGACGACATCGGCAACGAGCTCGCCGCCGCCCGCCGCGCGCTCGCGCTGCCGGGCCCGATCGCCTACGCGGTGCTCCCGGCGACGCCGGCGGCTCGCTGGGCCGCGCGCGAGGCCGCTCGGCGCGGGCGCGAGGTGCTGCTGCACCTGCCCATGCAGGCGGTGGAGCCGCTCCCCCTGGGGCCGGGCGGCGTGACCCTCGACATGACCGAGGGCGAGTTCCGGCGCACGGTGCTCGCCGACCTCGACCTGGTCCCGGAGGCGGTGGGGGTGAACAACCACATGGGCAGCCTGCTCACCCGCCATCCGGGGGCGATGCAGTGGCTCATGGGGCTGCTCGCCCGCCGCGGCGGGCTCTACTTCCTCGACAGCCGCACCAGCGAGCGCTCGGTGGCGGCGCGGCTTGCGCGCGAGAACGGGCTCGCGGTGCTCGAGCGCGACGTCTTCCTCGACCCGGAGCCGAGCCGCGCCGTGGTCTCGGCCCAGTTCGACCGCCTGCTGGAGCTGGCGCGCCGGCGCGGGCAGGCCGTGGCCATCGGTCATCCCCACCCGTGGACCCTGGACGTGCTCGAGCGGCGCCTGGGCGAGATCGAGGCCGCGGGGATGCGCCTCGTGCCGCCCTCGGCGCTGCTCGCGCGCGGGCCGCAGCAGAGGAGGATCCCCACATGGCACGCGTCCTTGTCCCCCTCGCCCCCGGCTTCGAGGAGATCGAGGCCGTCACCGTGGTCGACATCCTCCGCCGCGCCGGCGTGGAGGTGGTGA
- a CDS encoding DJ-1 family glyoxalase III produces the protein MARVLVPLAPGFEEIEAVTVVDILRRAGVEVVTAGLVAGPIRASRGVVVLPDTTLDAVAGEDFDMVVLPGGQPGTDTLAADPRVRAILARHAQRGAYTAAICAAPKVLAEAGLLEGRRATAYPGVLEARAGGITLEEAPVVRDGRVVTSRGPGTAMDFALELAELLAGPQRRREVEAALQRP, from the coding sequence ATGGCACGCGTCCTTGTCCCCCTCGCCCCCGGCTTCGAGGAGATCGAGGCCGTCACCGTGGTCGACATCCTCCGCCGCGCCGGCGTGGAGGTGGTGACGGCGGGGCTCGTCGCCGGCCCCATCCGCGCAAGCCGCGGCGTCGTCGTCCTCCCCGACACGACCCTCGACGCCGTCGCCGGGGAGGACTTCGACATGGTGGTGCTGCCGGGGGGCCAGCCCGGCACGGACACCCTCGCCGCCGATCCCCGCGTGCGGGCGATCCTCGCCCGCCACGCCCAGCGCGGCGCCTACACCGCGGCCATCTGCGCCGCCCCCAAGGTCCTCGCCGAGGCGGGGCTGCTGGAGGGGCGCCGCGCCACCGCCTATCCGGGCGTGCTCGAGGCCCGCGCCGGCGGCATCACGCTGGAGGAGGCGCCGGTGGTGCGCGACGGCCGCGTGGTGACCTCGCGCGGCCCCGGCACGGCGATGGACTTCGCCCTCGAGCTCGCCGAGCTGCTCGCCGGCCCGCAGCGGCGGCGCGAGGTGGAGGCAGCGCTGCAGCGCCCCTGA